One stretch of Bacillus spongiae DNA includes these proteins:
- a CDS encoding CalY family protein — translation MGIKKKLGLGVASAALGLSLIGGGTYAYFSDSVETNSTFAAGTLDLNAAPTTIIDVTNIKPGDTMLRSFDLMNDGSLDIASIDLLTDYTVIDAKGDNVNDFGDHIRVNFLVNADKHDVPVFSTTLSELKSMSPDVIKGNIFTPWFHERGGNLAAGTSDKFWVQFEFVENNEDQNEFQGDSLELKWTFEAMQGEGEAK, via the coding sequence ATGGGAATTAAGAAAAAATTAGGTTTAGGTGTGGCATCAGCAGCATTAGGTTTATCACTAATTGGTGGAGGTACATATGCATACTTTAGTGATAGCGTCGAAACAAACTCTACTTTTGCTGCCGGTACTTTAGATCTAAATGCGGCTCCAACTACAATCATTGATGTTACAAATATTAAACCAGGAGACACAATGCTTCGTAGCTTCGATTTAATGAATGATGGAAGTTTAGACATTGCTTCAATTGACTTATTAACAGATTACACAGTAATAGATGCTAAAGGGGATAATGTGAATGATTTCGGAGATCACATCCGTGTAAACTTCCTTGTAAATGCTGATAAACATGATGTACCCGTTTTCTCTACAACACTTTCAGAACTTAAGTCCATGAGCCCTGATGTCATTAAAGGAAACATCTTTACCCCATGGTTCCATGAAAGAGGAGGAAATCTCGCAGCTGGTACATCTGATAAATTCTGGGTTCAATTTGAATTTGTAGAAAATAATGAAGACCAAAATGAGTTCCAAGGTGACTCTTTAGAACTTAAGTGGACATTTGAAGCGATGCAAGGTGAAGGGGAAGCAAAATAA
- a CDS encoding class D sortase, protein MRTKWLKVISYGLILFGIAIILFSLFRIFEQKNSVQESLKVAKAAIVNDSSIQREEGETLNSPAQYNFKQGDIIGLLQIPKLERELPIIEGVDGEELKRGVGHYAGTMLPNQSNQIFLAGHRDTAFRDMGDLERGDLLTIVLSTEAFTYKIFDMYIVNKYDVSVIRSTSPREILTLSTCYPFTAIGSSEERYIIEAERVLE, encoded by the coding sequence ATGAGAACGAAATGGTTAAAGGTCATAAGTTATGGTTTAATACTGTTTGGGATAGCTATTATTTTATTTTCACTTTTCCGAATATTCGAACAAAAAAATTCCGTACAAGAGTCACTAAAAGTTGCCAAAGCCGCAATAGTCAATGACTCAAGCATACAAAGAGAAGAAGGGGAAACCTTAAATTCACCAGCTCAATATAATTTCAAACAAGGAGATATTATAGGATTATTGCAAATTCCTAAGTTAGAAAGGGAACTACCCATTATTGAGGGAGTAGATGGAGAGGAGTTAAAACGTGGTGTAGGCCATTATGCTGGGACAATGTTACCGAATCAATCTAACCAAATATTTTTGGCGGGACATAGAGATACTGCTTTTCGAGACATGGGGGATTTAGAGAGAGGAGACCTCCTCACCATTGTGTTGTCAACAGAAGCGTTTACCTATAAAATTTTTGATATGTATATTGTGAACAAGTATGATGTTTCTGTTATACGATCAACAAGTCCAAGGGAGATTCTTACTTTATCCACATGTTATCCCTTCACTGCTATTGGTTCCTCTGAAGAACGGTACATTATTGAAGCGGAACGAGTGTTAGAATAA
- a CDS encoding YkvA family protein — protein MKKEVINSEEYFSEKKFWTKLKRYSKKAGASVVYAALLLYYTLQKPEVPKKVKATIIAALGYFILPTDLIPDLLIGIGYTDDLGALSVALVQVAIYMDDEVKGKAKIKLEEWFGRGVDTSQVDKKIEHE, from the coding sequence GTGAAGAAGGAAGTTATCAATTCAGAAGAGTATTTTAGTGAAAAGAAGTTTTGGACAAAGCTAAAAAGGTATAGCAAGAAAGCAGGAGCATCTGTTGTATATGCGGCCTTGCTTTTATACTACACATTGCAAAAGCCGGAGGTTCCTAAAAAGGTAAAAGCAACGATTATTGCTGCGCTAGGTTACTTCATTTTACCAACGGACTTAATTCCTGACTTGTTAATAGGAATAGGCTATACAGATGACCTTGGCGCACTTAGTGTAGCTCTCGTTCAAGTAGCAATATATATGGATGATGAAGTAAAGGGAAAAGCAAAAATAAAGCTGGAAGAGTGGTTTGGAAGAGGTGTAGATACATCTCAAGTTGACAAAAAAATAGAGCATGAATAA
- the tagD gene encoding glycerol-3-phosphate cytidylyltransferase yields the protein MKKILTYGTYDLLHWGHINILKRAKELGDHLTVAVSTDEFNELKNKKAYHSFENRKMILESIRFVDEVIPENHWEQKVQDVIDNDIDIFVMGDDWKGQFDFLKEHCEVIYLPRTVGISTTQIKKDLLKVNNA from the coding sequence ATGAAGAAAATACTAACATACGGAACATATGATTTACTACATTGGGGTCATATTAATATTTTAAAACGTGCTAAAGAACTTGGTGACCATTTAACAGTTGCCGTTTCAACAGATGAATTTAATGAATTGAAAAATAAAAAAGCCTACCACAGCTTTGAAAATCGTAAGATGATCTTAGAGTCAATTCGATTTGTGGATGAAGTGATTCCAGAAAATCATTGGGAACAGAAAGTACAAGATGTTATTGACAACGATATTGATATTTTTGTTATGGGAGACGATTGGAAAGGTCAGTTTGATTTCCTTAAAGAACATTGTGAAGTGATTTATTTACCAAGAACGGTTGGAATTTCTACTACACAAATCAAAAAGGATTTATTAAAAGTTAATAATGCTTAG
- a CDS encoding CDP-glycerol glycerophosphotransferase family protein, translated as MLRERIIEIYLFLFRVIFNLFRPFSLKKRIVFLSSFGHNNQYVYERMKAMNVEEWEVIFLQKPSCSVDFYQYQQDKNVKILKFETFNLYQMIMSIYYLSTSKRIFIDNYFGFLSAVTFKADVQCVQLWHAAGAIKTFGLKDESVLNRSEIAKKRFLKVYANFDKVVVGSDAFADIFTKAFNLAPENILYTGIPKTDLFFNEKKMTTIRKRLYKENDLLKNKKVILYAPTYRDYELNNFSTKLDIHKMYQELGDEYRLIIKAHPAVKNMQGLQNLYPEFVFDYSYYKDINDLLLITDILISDYSSIPYEFSLLKKPMIFYPYDLDQYTKDRGIWSKYEEMVPGPVYFSTKEIIACIKEGNYNMDQIQKFSSTWNRYSNGQSSENLIKELIL; from the coding sequence ATGCTTAGGGAACGGATTATAGAAATATACCTGTTCCTTTTTAGGGTTATTTTCAATTTATTCAGACCTTTTTCATTAAAAAAACGAATCGTTTTCTTATCTTCCTTTGGACATAATAACCAATATGTTTATGAGAGAATGAAAGCGATGAATGTTGAAGAGTGGGAAGTGATTTTCCTTCAAAAACCTTCTTGCTCTGTTGATTTTTATCAATATCAACAGGATAAAAATGTAAAAATTTTAAAGTTTGAAACATTTAATTTGTATCAAATGATAATGTCCATTTATTATTTATCCACATCAAAAAGGATTTTTATTGATAATTACTTCGGCTTTTTATCTGCTGTTACATTTAAAGCTGACGTTCAATGTGTTCAATTATGGCATGCAGCAGGTGCTATAAAAACGTTTGGTTTAAAGGATGAATCAGTACTGAATAGATCTGAAATTGCTAAGAAGCGATTTTTAAAAGTATATGCTAATTTTGATAAAGTTGTGGTCGGCTCTGATGCCTTTGCAGATATTTTTACGAAAGCGTTTAATCTTGCGCCAGAAAATATTCTGTATACTGGTATACCAAAAACCGATCTTTTTTTTAATGAGAAAAAGATGACGACTATTCGAAAACGTCTTTATAAAGAAAATGATCTGTTAAAAAATAAAAAAGTGATTTTATATGCTCCTACTTATAGAGACTATGAGTTGAATAATTTTTCTACAAAATTAGATATTCATAAAATGTATCAGGAATTAGGCGATGAATATAGGTTGATTATAAAGGCACATCCTGCGGTGAAGAATATGCAAGGTTTACAAAATTTATATCCAGAATTTGTTTTTGATTATTCCTACTATAAAGATATAAATGATTTATTACTTATAACCGATATATTAATATCTGATTATTCCTCTATTCCTTATGAATTTTCTCTATTAAAAAAGCCAATGATCTTTTACCCATATGATTTAGACCAATATACGAAGGATAGAGGGATTTGGTCTAAGTATGAAGAGATGGTACCTGGTCCAGTTTATTTTTCCACAAAAGAGATTATAGCATGTATTAAAGAGGGGAATTATAATATGGATCAAATCCAAAAATTTTCCTCTACATGGAATAGGTATTCAAATGGTCAATCCAGTGAAAACTTAATTAAAGAGCTTATTTTATAA
- a CDS encoding CDP-glycerol glycerophosphotransferase family protein, with translation MIYFILMIPRKLFSIFSNHEDIRELYLISNLLVTDYSSVLFDYVNLKRPMIFYAYDIDRYQNKLRGFYFDFENKAQGPLVKQTPDVIEAVRNYEQYSFIMPKSFEDFYRTFCYLESGHTTERVV, from the coding sequence ATGATATACTTTATACTCATGATACCGAGGAAGTTGTTTTCGATTTTCTCCAATCACGAAGATATTCGTGAATTGTATTTAATTTCAAATTTGTTAGTAACTGATTATTCTTCAGTGCTTTTTGATTATGTAAATTTAAAAAGGCCAATGATATTCTATGCGTACGATATTGACCGTTATCAAAATAAGTTAAGAGGATTTTATTTTGACTTTGAAAATAAGGCTCAAGGACCGCTTGTTAAACAGACACCTGATGTTATTGAGGCCGTTAGAAATTATGAGCAGTATTCCTTTATAATGCCAAAGTCATTTGAAGATTTTTATCGAACATTTTGTTATTTAGAATCAGGTCATACTACCGAAAGAGTTGTATAG
- a CDS encoding ABC transporter permease — protein sequence MKSLIKVLKEQIDSFYLITRLSLYEAKSTNSNNYLGVFWEVLNPMIQIGIYWFVFGYGLSTRDNVDDVPYLPWMLSGIVVWFFIQPGVLLASKSIYTRIKTIARMSFPMSAIPSFVIISKIYFHLILLGIIMIILQFYGFFVSVYYIQLPYMLICTLFLLLALGLITSTLATIVRDVQMIVQAVMRMLLYLSAILWPPEMIDNPVVIMIMKINPFYYIVEGYRASLLGTSWYFIEEIQYTIYFWVLVSVLLLIGSSIHVKFRNRFIDFL from the coding sequence ATGAAATCTTTAATAAAAGTATTAAAAGAGCAAATAGATAGTTTTTATCTTATTACACGTTTATCTCTTTATGAAGCCAAAAGTACAAACAGTAATAATTATCTAGGTGTCTTTTGGGAAGTATTAAATCCGATGATACAAATTGGGATTTATTGGTTTGTCTTTGGGTATGGTCTTAGTACTAGAGATAATGTTGACGACGTTCCTTATCTCCCATGGATGCTGTCTGGGATTGTTGTTTGGTTTTTTATCCAGCCGGGTGTTCTATTAGCATCGAAGTCTATTTATACGAGAATCAAAACAATTGCAAGAATGAGCTTTCCAATGAGCGCAATTCCATCATTTGTGATTATCTCTAAAATATACTTTCATTTAATTTTACTTGGTATCATCATGATTATATTACAGTTTTACGGCTTCTTTGTAAGTGTGTATTATATACAACTACCATACATGTTGATTTGTACTTTATTTTTATTATTAGCGTTGGGGCTTATAACATCAACATTAGCAACAATCGTTAGAGATGTTCAAATGATTGTACAAGCTGTTATGAGAATGCTGCTTTATTTATCGGCAATTTTATGGCCACCAGAAATGATTGATAATCCAGTGGTTATAATGATCATGAAGATAAATCCATTTTATTATATAGTTGAAGGTTATAGAGCCTCTTTATTGGGAACATCGTGGTACTTCATAGAAGAAATTCAATATACTATCTACTTTTGGGTGTTAGTGTCTGTGTTATTATTGATTGGTTCAAGTATACATGTAAAATTTAGAAACAGATTTATCGATTTCTTATAA
- the tagH gene encoding teichoic acids export ABC transporter ATP-binding subunit TagH → MKSVTLRNVTKKYKMYKKTSEKILDILLPSGYGEDFFAVRNVSFEANKGDVIGVVGVNGAGKSTLSNIISGIVPPTSGDIYIEGQASLIAIASGLNNQLTGRENIELKLLMLGFSKKEIQALENEIIEFAELGSFIDQPVKKYSSGMKSRLGFAISVNINPDVLVIDEALSVGDQTFADKCFNKMNEFKEKGKTIFFISHSMGQVKKFCDKAIWMEYGELRSYGSIETVLPEYEQFLRKYKAMSADEKKAYRDSVAKKRSTEVVK, encoded by the coding sequence GTGAAGTCAGTTACTCTTCGAAATGTTACAAAAAAATATAAAATGTACAAGAAGACATCTGAGAAGATATTAGATATTTTATTACCAAGTGGGTATGGAGAAGATTTTTTTGCTGTTCGAAATGTTAGTTTTGAAGCAAATAAGGGCGATGTAATTGGAGTTGTTGGTGTAAATGGAGCGGGAAAATCTACTCTATCCAACATCATCTCAGGCATCGTACCTCCTACATCTGGTGATATCTATATTGAGGGACAGGCTTCCCTCATTGCTATTGCTTCTGGATTGAATAATCAGTTAACAGGTAGGGAGAATATTGAACTTAAACTTCTTATGCTTGGTTTTTCAAAGAAGGAAATTCAGGCATTAGAGAATGAGATTATCGAATTTGCAGAGCTTGGCTCTTTTATTGATCAGCCAGTGAAGAAATATTCAAGTGGTATGAAATCGAGGCTTGGATTTGCTATTTCTGTGAATATAAACCCAGATGTACTGGTTATCGATGAGGCATTGTCTGTAGGCGACCAGACGTTTGCAGATAAATGTTTTAATAAAATGAATGAATTTAAGGAAAAAGGAAAGACGATATTCTTTATTAGTCACTCTATGGGACAAGTTAAGAAATTTTGTGACAAAGCGATATGGATGGAATATGGTGAATTACGGTCATATGGAAGTATTGAAACGGTTTTGCCGGAATATGAACAATTCTTAAGAAAATATAAAGCCATGTCTGCAGATGAGAAAAAAGCATACAGAGATAGTGTAGCGAAAAAAAGAAGTACAGAGGTTGTAAAATAA
- a CDS encoding glycosyltransferase family 4 protein: MKILFTTIFEYPHAGGLSTHISTLKKGLEERGHQVDVLSFSDFNPVKRKVYAQAPGFFLNIIHKGKGQVLNDQRRKNLLVTYLKERKQHYDVINSQDIFATMASIECGLPTVSTVHGYYSFEAISRGSIQEHSDEDQYIQKQEKIAYKVATDVVSVDRRISNYIKKLSNREVTIVKNFIDIEDFNPARQRYSDIKTEYSIPEHHKILFVPRRLTEKNGVKYPLLALNQVLAVHPDTTLVYAGEGEQLANLKKLSMSEGVADHIKLLGAVPHEKMKYLFEVADIVLVPSVHSHGVEEATSISALEAMGSGSPVIAGAVGGLKEIISHETDGILVEEKNVNALAQWINHLLAQPQKGKQLAQNARKKIEREYSHHFAAKKFESIYKNAVTSYKV; this comes from the coding sequence ATGAAGATTTTGTTTACTACTATCTTTGAATACCCCCATGCAGGAGGATTATCTACTCACATTTCAACCTTAAAGAAGGGACTAGAAGAAAGAGGTCATCAAGTAGATGTACTCTCCTTTTCAGATTTTAATCCTGTTAAAAGAAAGGTGTATGCACAGGCTCCTGGCTTCTTTCTTAATATCATTCATAAGGGGAAGGGGCAGGTGTTGAATGACCAACGTCGAAAAAACCTATTAGTAACGTATTTAAAGGAAAGAAAGCAACACTATGATGTTATTAACTCCCAAGACATTTTTGCAACTATGGCCTCTATTGAATGTGGATTACCAACAGTTTCGACTGTGCACGGCTATTATTCATTTGAGGCAATAAGTCGTGGATCTATACAAGAACATAGTGATGAGGATCAATATATTCAAAAACAAGAGAAAATTGCCTACAAAGTAGCAACAGATGTGGTCTCTGTTGACCGCAGAATAAGTAACTATATAAAGAAGCTTTCCAATAGAGAAGTGACCATCGTTAAAAATTTCATTGATATCGAAGACTTTAACCCTGCTCGGCAACGTTATAGCGACATAAAAACAGAATATTCGATACCAGAACATCATAAAATCTTGTTTGTCCCAAGACGATTAACAGAAAAAAATGGGGTGAAGTACCCTTTACTCGCTCTTAATCAAGTATTAGCGGTTCACCCCGATACAACCTTAGTTTATGCTGGAGAGGGAGAACAGTTAGCTAACCTAAAGAAACTTTCCATGAGTGAAGGGGTTGCTGACCATATTAAATTATTGGGAGCTGTACCACATGAGAAGATGAAATATTTATTTGAAGTTGCGGACATCGTTTTAGTACCAAGTGTTCATTCACATGGGGTAGAAGAAGCAACTTCAATATCTGCTCTTGAAGCAATGGGATCAGGTTCACCCGTTATTGCCGGGGCTGTAGGTGGATTGAAGGAGATTATTTCTCATGAAACTGACGGAATATTGGTAGAGGAGAAGAATGTTAATGCTTTAGCCCAATGGATCAATCATTTACTAGCGCAACCTCAAAAGGGTAAACAATTAGCTCAAAATGCACGTAAAAAAATTGAAAGAGAATACTCACATCATTTTGCAGCAAAAAAATTTGAGAGTATTTACAAAAATGCAGTCACGTCCTATAAAGTATAG
- the murJ gene encoding murein biosynthesis integral membrane protein MurJ → MMKFSKVFKAVGLVTLISALGKLLGFGREAIIAAYFGASNIADVFFVAFLIPTILFTATGSAIQAGIIPIYIEEKEKNATHADYFMSLLGTFFLLISIMMIILVLIFTKPIVYLMAPGFTEEQLTLAIQLTRIMVPSMFFLTLTAIATGVLNANKKFLLPAFTATAQNVVIIISTIILAKEYGVIGLSIGVLIGSVSQFFIQYPAFSKYNITFNFQFKKEKEKILKTLTMFYPIIIASVAVQLNSVVDRMISSSLDQGSVSALNYAYRLLWLPLSITLAPLITVLYPSIVEFALESKNRFLHLMTKGMNTIIFLSIPFIVVMIVDGVKIIEIVFQRGAFSTEDTLKTNSAFYYYAIGLAFFALRDFLMNCFYALKKTKVAMYSCLIAVVFNIILSYLLSKSLHVSGIALASSLSMFIQCFILFFYLKRDLEWGIPSKKIIKSTFQIMTTFSLSYVAGKGAMVLILDFHPILELFLVSLVIFSTYFISCILLKIEHINPLIKKRTKEPIS, encoded by the coding sequence ATGATGAAATTCTCTAAAGTATTTAAAGCCGTAGGGCTCGTCACTCTCATATCTGCATTAGGTAAACTTCTAGGGTTTGGAAGAGAAGCCATTATTGCTGCTTATTTTGGTGCTTCAAACATAGCAGACGTTTTTTTTGTTGCATTTTTAATTCCAACCATTCTATTCACTGCTACAGGATCAGCTATTCAAGCTGGAATTATTCCCATTTATATTGAAGAAAAAGAGAAAAACGCTACTCATGCAGACTACTTTATGAGCCTATTAGGTACATTTTTTCTCCTTATCAGCATTATGATGATTATTTTGGTATTAATTTTCACTAAACCGATTGTTTACTTAATGGCACCTGGTTTTACTGAAGAACAACTTACATTGGCCATTCAGCTAACACGAATAATGGTGCCAAGTATGTTTTTTTTAACCCTCACTGCTATTGCAACAGGAGTATTAAACGCAAATAAAAAGTTTTTATTACCCGCATTCACGGCGACCGCTCAAAACGTTGTCATTATTATCTCAACCATTATTTTGGCGAAAGAATATGGTGTTATAGGGTTATCAATTGGTGTGTTAATTGGTTCTGTCAGTCAGTTCTTCATCCAATACCCTGCTTTTTCAAAATATAATATTACATTTAATTTTCAGTTTAAAAAAGAAAAAGAGAAAATCTTGAAAACACTGACAATGTTCTACCCCATTATCATTGCTTCTGTCGCTGTGCAATTAAATAGCGTTGTCGACAGAATGATCTCATCTAGCTTGGATCAAGGTAGTGTGTCCGCTTTGAACTATGCGTATCGATTATTATGGTTGCCCTTAAGCATTACTCTCGCCCCTTTAATCACGGTCCTCTACCCATCAATTGTTGAATTTGCACTTGAGAGCAAGAACCGATTTCTGCACCTAATGACCAAAGGGATGAACACTATCATCTTTCTGTCCATTCCATTTATCGTTGTTATGATAGTAGACGGGGTGAAAATTATCGAAATCGTCTTCCAAAGAGGTGCGTTTAGTACAGAAGATACGCTTAAAACAAACAGTGCATTTTATTATTACGCTATCGGACTTGCGTTCTTTGCTTTACGTGACTTTTTAATGAACTGTTTTTACGCATTGAAAAAAACAAAAGTTGCCATGTATTCTTGCTTAATTGCTGTTGTCTTCAATATCATTTTAAGCTACCTGTTATCCAAATCATTGCATGTGAGTGGCATTGCCCTAGCTTCAAGTTTGTCTATGTTCATTCAATGTTTTATTTTGTTCTTCTATTTAAAAAGAGACTTAGAATGGGGTATCCCTTCAAAGAAGATAATAAAAAGTACATTTCAAATTATGACAACGTTCAGCTTATCTTACGTTGCTGGAAAAGGAGCAATGGTATTGATTCTGGACTTCCATCCTATCCTTGAATTATTTTTAGTATCATTGGTTATTTTTTCTACCTATTTCATAAGCTGTATACTTTTAAAAATAGAACACATAAATCCATTAATTAAAAAAAGAACAAAGGAGCCAATATCATGA
- a CDS encoding O-antigen ligase family protein encodes MDTLKKYSLLVMILSISISILVSSSFFGFIVTLIIILLTFVNSKHGLYFLFFFFPIRPFLIEINSGLKYAGDFVILTLLFFALYSLRKKPLTHLNQYLLFIPFLLFLLIGSISAILSEVSFVAIIFELRALLITFFLVFIFSTMTLSERDKHGLMWLSILMGTFLALHGLIEKISHRTILLPEAWINWELSSVNIMRIYGLTGNPNVLGTFLLIVFFITLFAMNVYKKYTFVLLCLAGLLLGTTLLTYSRGSILAFTIAGLLFIVLSKDWNVFRNALLSILIGSLLIYYPVNTLVTPKLTNVNNSEQTEKKPLKTGNELTKDDNGGFLQRFTQVFSEDIINKSSEWGRLFLVFKGLEIFTDHPVIGTGFATYGDSATLAYGSPIYDQYDLPQESGMYTDNQYIQLLVQTGIIGSLFFVVFILLLFQQFRRRKSEKIAHVMFALLLCSTILALFYNILEEKIFTLYFYSAVGLFMKENKEP; translated from the coding sequence ATGGACACATTAAAAAAATACTCCCTATTAGTAATGATTTTATCTATCAGCATTTCTATACTTGTTTCTTCGAGTTTCTTCGGCTTTATAGTAACCCTTATAATTATTCTACTCACCTTTGTAAATTCAAAACATGGATTGTACTTTCTATTTTTCTTTTTCCCTATTCGACCTTTTTTAATTGAAATCAATTCCGGATTAAAATATGCTGGTGATTTTGTCATTTTAACATTATTATTTTTTGCACTTTATTCATTAAGAAAAAAACCATTAACTCATTTAAATCAATACCTATTGTTCATCCCTTTTCTTCTCTTTTTACTAATTGGTTCAATTTCAGCCATTTTATCTGAAGTATCCTTTGTTGCCATTATTTTTGAGCTACGGGCACTTCTCATCACTTTCTTTTTAGTTTTCATTTTTTCTACAATGACTTTATCAGAAAGAGATAAACATGGACTCATGTGGTTATCCATCTTAATGGGGACCTTTCTAGCTCTGCATGGATTAATCGAAAAAATATCTCATCGAACCATCTTATTACCGGAAGCCTGGATAAACTGGGAACTATCCTCCGTAAATATAATGAGAATTTATGGCTTAACAGGAAATCCTAATGTACTAGGAACTTTTCTTCTAATTGTATTCTTTATTACGTTATTCGCTATGAACGTATATAAAAAATATACTTTTGTGCTTTTATGTCTTGCAGGATTACTCCTTGGCACTACATTGTTAACCTATTCCCGAGGATCAATTCTTGCCTTTACAATAGCTGGACTACTTTTTATCGTATTATCCAAGGATTGGAACGTCTTTCGAAATGCATTACTAAGTATTCTTATTGGTAGCTTACTTATTTACTATCCTGTCAATACTTTGGTTACACCCAAATTAACAAACGTAAATAATAGTGAACAAACTGAGAAAAAACCTCTTAAAACAGGAAATGAACTCACGAAGGATGATAATGGTGGCTTCTTACAGCGCTTTACCCAAGTTTTTTCAGAGGACATTATAAATAAGAGTTCAGAATGGGGCCGGCTATTTTTAGTATTCAAAGGGTTAGAAATTTTTACTGATCACCCCGTTATAGGGACAGGCTTTGCCACCTATGGCGACTCTGCTACACTAGCCTACGGATCACCCATTTATGATCAATACGACCTTCCTCAAGAGAGTGGGATGTATACAGATAATCAATACATTCAACTATTAGTTCAAACTGGAATTATCGGCTCTTTATTTTTTGTAGTGTTTATCTTATTATTATTTCAGCAATTTCGAAGGAGAAAATCAGAGAAAATAGCGCACGTCATGTTCGCATTACTTCTTTGTTCAACTATATTAGCTCTGTTTTATAATATATTAGAGGAGAAAATTTTCACCCTCTATTTTTATAGTGCCGTAGGGCTCTTTATGAAAGAGAATAAGGAACCTTAA
- a CDS encoding WecB/TagA/CpsF family glycosyltransferase, which yields MSNEFVEIMDIPFLRTNKKDFVKQVFENYVQKERKCFIVTANPEMIMIAKANEAFSALLEQADFVIPDGIGVVIASKILKKPLENRVPGIEVMEEFLQLGNENKLKVFLLGAKETVVAKAAKMVQVRYPHVNIVGYHHGFFDSQDTAIASKISQYHPDFVFVALGSPKQEQWIQDHLPVFTKGIFMGVGGSFDVIAGEMKRAPILWQKLNLEWLYRLIQEPSRWRRLLVLPKFMLKINKYRKGNS from the coding sequence ATGAGCAATGAGTTTGTAGAGATTATGGACATCCCCTTTTTACGTACAAATAAAAAAGACTTTGTAAAACAAGTATTTGAAAACTATGTTCAAAAAGAAAGAAAATGTTTTATTGTCACCGCAAACCCTGAAATGATTATGATTGCAAAAGCGAATGAAGCTTTTTCAGCGCTGTTAGAGCAAGCAGATTTTGTCATACCAGATGGAATAGGGGTAGTGATCGCATCGAAAATATTGAAAAAGCCTTTGGAAAATAGAGTCCCGGGAATTGAAGTTATGGAAGAGTTTCTGCAATTAGGGAATGAAAACAAACTGAAAGTGTTTTTACTAGGAGCAAAAGAGACAGTGGTAGCAAAAGCAGCGAAAATGGTACAGGTACGATATCCACATGTGAATATAGTAGGATATCACCATGGTTTTTTTGATAGCCAAGACACCGCAATTGCTTCAAAAATCAGTCAGTACCACCCTGATTTTGTGTTTGTCGCGCTTGGGTCACCCAAACAAGAACAATGGATCCAGGATCATCTACCGGTTTTTACAAAAGGAATTTTTATGGGGGTGGGAGGTAGTTTTGACGTAATCGCTGGGGAAATGAAACGTGCACCAATCTTGTGGCAAAAGCTAAATCTTGAGTGGTTATATCGTTTGATTCAAGAGCCATCACGATGGAGAAGACTACTCGTACTTCCAAAATTCATGCTGAAAATTAACAAATATCGTAAGGGAAACAGTTGA